The Corythoichthys intestinalis isolate RoL2023-P3 chromosome 2, ASM3026506v1, whole genome shotgun sequence DNA segment AGCTTCAATGCAACAGCATGATTTGCTCTAAATAAATGTTCCACTGGCTGGAGAAAGCGTGTGAATACTGTACTCCCATTATAATTTAGCCAATATTCGGTTGAAGGTCAATATtagtttgttttggtttttaataATTCGAACAACTATTTTATATGCACAGGAATACTGTGTTACCAGAATGGCAATTGTCATCAATCGGGCTTTTCCATggactgaacaaaaaaaaaacaaaaaaaagaagaagaagaagaagaaaactgAAATACTAGTGCAAACCACAAAGCACAGATGAtgcattgtattttatttaaaaaataaaaaaataaaaacatgttttacattccGTTTTGTTCTTCAACACGTCAAGTGAAATTAAATGTAATGAAGTGAGGAACTGAAGTCTAAAACAGATGTTTTTGAAACTTGTGGCTCCTGGCTGTTTTTTCCATAAATTGCATTTCCCAGTTAAGACTtttggggttaaaaaaaaaaaaaaaatcattacattTCAGAATTTaacttaaaataaaacaaattaatagacaaagacaagacaagacaaaataatggaaacacctaaaaaaattcaacaaaaactaatttaatatggtgtGGGTCCACCTTTTGCAGCAATTACAGCCTCTattctccgaggtattgatttacacaacttgtgaattgtttccaaagcgattttaagccattcttcagttagaataccctctaactcttttagagaTGATGGCGATGGCGAATCCACATGAtcattgaatctctaaaactgaccataaatgctcaataatgttgaagtCTGGGGAGTGTGCCGACCATAcaagatgctcaacttcattagaatgtttctcatgccattctttaacaattatgttcaatgattatgatgctaaaatgttaggtgtttccattatttggtCCAACCCTTGTATGTTAGAAACTGTAAAAAGTGTCCCTTTGGGGGTAATTGTTTTAACTGTTGGTAATTGTTTTGTTCCAGTATTATTAAGGTACTATTtctcctttatttaaaaaaaaaaaaaaaaaaacacatcagcaTATATGACTTATATGATGCATACCCTCGCTGCCACAGAAGCACCCTTGACTATTCgtgatttgttgttgttgtttttgaaagaGTGTTCACAATTTCTTGTAGCTGATCGGAAGTAGCAGCCAAGCTGTTAAGCTTCACTTTGCTGATTCATGCCAGGCCGCTGATCATGTCATGAAGCCCTCCTTCGTTAGACCAAAAAGTGAAAAAAGGTCCATTGCTCGCTATCGCTGCAATTCAGCACttaattattttcaatatgtgcacattttcagaacttcatttaaaaaataactttcCTGAGTGTTCAATAAATCTAGCGTGcatgtttttgcaatgtggaaGGAATCCGGAATACCATAGGCCTGAATTTAAAACTGTAAGGCAGATGTGTTGACAATTTCTACACCGTGCCTAATTCAAATCATATCAGCCACAAAAGGAACTACCATTGTCTGAGTCAGACGAGGATCATGTCTTAAGTTTTGCAAAAACAGGCGGAGCATGTCTGGTTTTCGTAATACCAATAGGTTCCAATTGCAGATTGCTACCAAACAGCTTTCTCTGTCAGTGCCGTGATGTCTCTCCTCTCTCGTGCCCTCTCTCAAATCTTTTCCTGGATCACACTTTATCAAGTTCTGTTAGTGGGCATTGTAGGACTGGTCGCCACGGTTACAGCATGGACCACCAGGTTGTTGCTTCAACATGCTTGGTTCACTCGCAGACTATCTTGTTTCAGCAAGCCTCATGCAGGCTCTTGGCTCATAGGACACCTGGGTCAGGTAGGTAAAAATTATTTACAGTATAAAAACTTGAGTGCATTGTTGCAACTTTTGATGCACTCTTTCATGATTGCTTATAGAATTCAGCTGATTCTTTATTGCTTGTGTATCAATCAGATGCAGAGCACGGAGGAAGGGCTCCTCCAGGTAGATGAATTAGTGCAGACTTATAAACATTCCTGCTGCTGGTTCCTAGGGCCTTTCTATcatttggtcagactattccacCCTGATTATGTCAAACCTCTTCTAATGGCACCTGGTAAGAAGTTTACCCTAATTGCTTATTATGGAGAAATAGATATAAATTCACAGCGCATTAATGTCTCTTTCTCTTGCCTCCCAGCCAGCATTACTGTGAAAGATGAACTCTTTTATGGTCATCTCCGTCCATGGCTCGGTGAGTTAAAAATGAAGAAGAGGAAGATATAAAGTGTTGAAAGATCAGTTGCATAGAGTTGGTTTCGGATTGCAAAACACACGGAAAGATGGCATGTTGCGTGACAGTGGTTCTGTAGAGGGGGCGGCGACACCAGTGTATTTTATCTTCAGATCATTTTATAATATGTCGCTTCTCAGGGCTTTGAAGTCATCGCAATTGGACTCCCATGGTTGTCTTGGAAGACGTTTTTCCTCTCATCTGAGCTGGGATTATCAATTCATATGACAATGCATTGTTAGAACAGCACTAATCATGGATTGTTGGGTCAAAATTCCTTCATTTGTATTCTATTCAGAGGCAATGAAAGTGTAGTCAGAAACGGtggtattttttgctttttatgtATGGCATACTAACCTTTCTTTAAATCAGAAGGAAATACACCaaataaagaaagaaattaATTGTTCAACATCCGGTTgtggcgaaatggacatcaaacTGCCACCGAAAAGGTTAAGATGTAGACCCATTCAATATTTCCTTGTCGCTAATACCAAATTACAGCAATGATGAAAATTTAAGTTAGAAATTTTTAATCTAATAACatgcagtacaggccaaaagtttggacacaccttctcattcatgcgttgtctttatttttatcaatttacaTCATAGTTTCTCACTGAAggtatcaaaactatgaatgaaaacatgtggaattatgtacttggaAACAAAAGGTGAAATAATTGAAAACACAATTCTATATCCTAGATACTTCAAAGTAGCCATCCTTTGCTCCTGATTAATATTTTGCAAACTCTTGGCATTCACTCGATGAGCAACAAGAGGTAGTCACCTGAAATGGTTTTCACTTCACAAAGTTAATGGGTGGATTTTCTTGCTTTATCCATGGATTTGGGACCATCATTTGTGTTTTCTGAATGAGGTATGTGCAAACCTTTTGGCCTGTtctgtactgtatattataacAAAAGTATACTTACTGATtcaatatccatccatccaatatcttttatttattcGGGTCTGGGTGATGGAGACCAACAATTTTCAAATCATTAATCATAAATACATACAAAGtacttgtatatacagtatttgtacACATTGGCATAAACCTGTTGAGTAAATGATGACCTTgccctaaaaatggttcaaaattgcTTGTATATACCACATAGTGGTGGTGGCTAAATTCTACTTTTGTCTTAATAAGCACTTAAGCTTAATTCAACATAGTTCCCTAGGTCCAAGATGCCACAAGATAGTATTGAAGCACAATAGTTTAATGAAGCTTCTCAACTCACTTCAACGGAGTACCTTGGCACCAATTCGATGCCATCCAAGCACTACTTTGTTGAAATGAAACCCCTCAACTCACTTTAACATATAGTTGTTTACAATTATTCAATACCCACTGCAGTATAGCATTGTAGCAAGTAtgaattttatttctttttttatcccATCCATTAACAGATCAAATAAGGACTAATGTGTAATATGGACAAATGCAATTGttgattttacaaattttgatttgatcgatttatgaatacaattaaaaataaatattatactACAACACTAAACtgcagtagagctgtcccgactagtcgacgttgtcgacgtcatcgatgccgTAAatacgtcgacgggcaaaacataccgtcaacGGATAAtaataggtttaaaaaaaaattacatgcggataaagtttagaatggcgggcactcgcgatgcaagcggttgttactggcacccccaagggggccgctgttatttcaatgtgaccggcattgtcagacttgagcaaagaggaagaaagtgggcgagcgagagagagggagcgagatcggtgagttgggaaagtgTGCGGGTAGCTCGGAGTTGgtatcccccacgtttttgtcttggtcaataaaagttcaTAAAgaaccatccgacgcctctcggtgtttttatgcacgccgccgccttcctgaggaggaaatcggacgaaccgacgacaacgagccaagtgaatcgccggttcattcttcactacggcgaggagttgaaaacaccgccaattaccaaaaagggcagaattggtgacacgtgaaagtggcataaagtcagaaaagcggaccagaatagccagagcctggaattatttcaaggaaaatatggagggtgccactgtgtgtacgctttgctaagctgagctcgcataccacggtagcacgtcggataTGAACGAACAtttgacgcgccgtcacccaggtgtattttggaagacaacaggaaacaacaagctcgcagattgtaagtccatacaactttctaacgattaatatataatataattatataatatatttttaaaattattattaaatttattaggatcatggaagctcccacttggggaaaacatacattcctgtatatacataatataataaaatatatatggaaacagcactggcctgcgtaCTGtgttaatccatgactgcactaatgttagttactttatattataaagtatcattgtgtGTATACatgtagtagtatactatatttaaataaattaattaatactatatatttactttttgttactgtgagtatgtgtgcctctcattcaaaataattgtaatatttcagtgtgctctctactttatctattttcaggttaaaacaaacaaaagctgAACAGTAtttcccctccccccaaaatgcggaatgcacaccagaaaaagcatctgaactcacacaaactattctgaaaatggttgtctgggacattgcaattcattttaacatttagaacaatatagacaatgacataccacaaaaagagtaagaattgttttgactcctgttaaagaggtgaagtctcactgtttccgtttacatttttttcgcaCTAGTTAATTCCAGcaacatttgacctcattgtttgtgatttattattgatatttgttatttatttatacgttaataaagaaattaggtgttccaaaatgtttttgtgaattaataaacttcaacaaaaatttcatttttaaattagtaaaaaaaaaaaaaaaaaattattagattagtcgacaaatcgtaaaaatagtcggctgactaatcgggaggaagttagtcgtttgggacagccctaaactgCAGTGTGTTGAATTATTTTGAACACAAATGTAGTTCATTGGCACCGAGATGTCACAAGATCGTGGCATAGCACTTCTTTTCTCTAAATGAAAGCCCTCAGCTAAATAGTGAAGGAATAGTATCTGttcttgtatttactgtttgactgtttatattactctaacacacccaatataaaataaatagcatttatatcatagtttaaggaaaacaagcagaatatattttacATCGGGAATAACTTTATTAACTATAACTATACTATAAATataatacatgacgccttctgatcACGGTAGCCCAACACCTGCGTCATGcatctgactgagcaagatagaCGCCGACGAGGCAAGACATCAACAAGTCCacttctgcaccaccaactcccgcaataagttcttccggacagtccagaacaaatggcgggacatcttgtcttgacaaggaacatctgatcaGCAGGAACCCATGGCCAAGAAGTGAACGCTCAGCACTCATGtggcgctgaggtggcaaaatccacaaccctcgttgccctgacagcagtaactcctgaatcctcttgtccaatccacaaacagacaataaaccTGAACAACGCCCTAACACACCCTtctcctgcccacagcccgccccgcgagagccttcaaaaagactgaatgtttaactaatcgtgggGATTTTTCTTGGGAGTCTTTCGTTGACTTTTGATATGGCGACCCTGGAATCAGTCTGTCTCTTCGCCTGGGTCTgatgctgttttgccttgctgtttgatcattgtcgacctgaataaattgtcaactgaaGCCTTTtttcagctttcaaaatggagtcagtacaaagagttaagactaaggtgaacgcgtggagtttggccttttggtcgggttgtttgggtctCGCCGGCCCAGgttgttggagctgcgccagcgtggTTTGGCctcgcgtgattccggcaatctggctaaaaggtcagattccctcAGTAGCAATATAAATATTTCCTTGGTAACGGCATGCTAAATGATGGCAGCAAGGAATAATCCTATTAATTTAGCCTGAGCATAAAAACACTGAATTTAAGTCAGTTTTTcagcaaacaaaaaattatttttttaatgtgtcatTGATGTTTTATTTGCCGTTGCGGGATTAAAAGAAGTACAATGGATTCAATTTTAAAATTCTTATTTGTCAAAGTAACAAATACAGTGTAGAATATTTCAATGCTTGCAGATAGAGAAGTGCCGTAAATAGCTCACTACTGTTAAAACACATGTGCTCACAAATCATACTAGATGAGACCAATATTCTCATCCCTCAGGGCAGAGCCTGTTGCTCAGCAATGGGGAGGCATGGTCTCGCAGAAGGCGTCTTCTGACACCCGCATTTCATTTCGACATACTGAGGAACTACATTGCAAGATTTAACTCTTCAGCAGACGCCATGCATGTAAGTCGTAAAGAAATGCGATTAATCATACTGTATGTTTCTCCCATCTGTGTTAAAGAAAACAACTTACTCTCATTCTCGAGATTTGTTTGTCAATTTTTCCAAACCTAATTTCCTTAGAGATGCAACCCTTCCATTTATATAGGCATTGAAAGCTCCAGTGGCAGGGTCTTTGGGCACCGGCAATCAGCTGCAATACCGGTTGCTTGCACCACTACATCAGTTATTCCCAAACAATGTGCCACTGTGCATCAAAATTTAcataattatgatattttactgtatatatactcccTATTTTTTTACCTACCGTATACTGTAAACTTTTAATGTTCCCTCACTAGATGGCAAGAATAAAGTTAGCCTGTACAAGTACCTCTTGCCATTTATTTGTGTCCTGGGACAACTTGATTGAATGTTTTCTATCCCGTGGAGGCTTGAAGAGAATATATTGCGAGGTAAAGTTGTGTCCATTTTTCAGgttggaaaaaaattatattttcattcattcatctttcaTTAAAATTGATAAATTAACATGTAAGCAGGCCATGGTGACTGCATTCGGCAAACATGCCAACACAGTCTGAAAGAGGAGAGagcgacttaatttttttccaatggtTTTGACGCTTTTTTTGTTCACTTGATGATGGCGGAAAAGACtccggtgacttgaagttccgctcaaagacccctaatttggccaaatttcaaaatcgttcgataagcatgtgtgatacatcattggaaagcttaaaatctcaattttatgggggaaggaaaaaattgaacaggagagtatttgaaaaataataataatacatttttaaacagcaaaaccccatctggaggtgagagcacgcgagagcacaattacagacgccatgactttaacaagatattatcgcatacttaccttgtttcgatctaaaaaaaaatccatgtagcatgtatcactgagtgtcaagacacagctgtgaatggccacagctggatttttgggggattttatgggtgaaacatggtaatataacaagggtcgcgatgcagaaatcgcagacatcaaggagtggtcgagattttctttttcatatatttacccttttaaacgggcAAGGTAgggcagggtaaaacgggcaaattaaaaatagttcgggggcttaatgcgccatgaatctgctatggcaccatataaacatatagttctatcaaacacaacagtcattttggcttaaaatacagcagtttcttttaaagaggagcgcaagagcagaaactgcttttttagtcttgtctgtgttttctgccatatatatatatatatatatatatatatggcagaaaacactcaggtgacttgaagttccgctctgaaaggcctaatttggccaaatttcaaaattgtcctgtatgcatgtgtgatacatcattggaaagcttaaaatctccattttctgggataaaaaaatatttgaccagGAGGACAtttttgacaccttaaaagtaGGTTAAATCAGGTGAATggaaaaataatcatttttgagacctttgaaattttcttttggtttctcatttaaaaaagaGGTTTAGACCCCCatcctggtacataataaataacgaaCACTTCAAGAAAACATTGTGACATACTTTGTCGACTCAAGTCTTGGATAATCAATATTCATGCATTAAGGCATGTGGGTGGATGTACAAAAATAAAGGAAATTGATGTGCCAGTTAATGTAGATTTAATTTAgctctgtgttttattttgtaaataaacatggtTTAACGGGGAGTTAGCTATATAGTTAATTATAACGTTACTGCATACAGTTTTTGATTTGCCTTGATTTTAATATGTgcgaagaaaaaacatttctagGGGAATTTTAGGGGTTAAATTCCAGTAgcgtaaaattttaatttttgcagtgggcttttaaaatatttttttcaattattatttaagAATGTGAATGCAAGATACTGAGAATAAAAGGATCCATATGCATAAAGGGAAAATATAAATGTGATTACATAACACtatctatttattgtatttagcctTGAATTCTAGGACCTATGCTTTCtgatttaagcatctaatgtatctaatacatCGATATCATCCCATAATAAGCTATCCAAACGGCAACAAGGGTCGAAAAGATAATGGATAGCatgctagtcagttagcctgctgtTTCCATAATTCTCGTGCTAGTGTTCGACTGCAATATATGTCTTTTTGTAGCTTTTcggtaactcgaggtgagagcatgagagagcatagtcAAAGAcggcatgattttaacgagatattattgcgtacttaccttgtttcgatcccaaagCTATgcttagcatgtatcaccgagcgtcaagacacagctgtgaatggccacagccggactttgtggggattttatgggtaaaacacggGAATGCAACAAGGGTCGCAACGTAGAATTCACAGACAACAAGGTGTGgtagagattttctttttcaaatatttaacattttaaaccaggggtgggaAAACCtcgagggccacagtgggtcctggtctttgttcaaacttattcagcacagacagtttagccaatgaggtatcagtggaaacaagaagcacctgactgaaatctactgattgcacttgtaagaaaatggattggtgaaaggctgtcctcatgatgggtatgaacaaaaacccgcacccactgcggctcttagtggaatagtttgcccacccctgttttaAACGgtttaaccctaaccctaaaaatacaattaagcgatagttactgtatgaggtagatatccgtgacctattcaagacactattttttttattgtgacgtactttgttcaaaagtttaaaatatgagagtgaataatttttttaaagtcctttttttcccttaatatagacatcaattaatgattataagctaaaattgacattttgaataataaatataatcactTCTTTTTAtgcctgggttgaaacaaaagcggttccacgtctgtaaaagggggtttccagggtaaaacggacaaattaaaaatagtcctggggcctaatgcaccatgaaactgctatggcagcatatagacatattgttctatcaagcacaacagttcttttggcttagaatACAACAGTGTATTTTAAAGAGAGGTGCAAGAgccgaaactgctttttcacccttgtctgtgttttccgccatatattaattGTTATGTGTTATCTGTAGATGAAACAGATTTTGTTCTTACTGGTAATTTAAGATGGCATGTTGAAAGTACAGTTTGTGCCTCCCACTTCACATCTCACACAGGATAAGTGGCGGCGTCTGGTGGCAAAAGGCATTTCGACAATTGAGATATTTGACCACGTTACTCTGATGACTTTGGACAGTTTACTGAAATGTGCCTTCAGCTACAGCAGCAACTGTCAGGAGTGAGGATATGCCCATGATGCTTTCTTTTGTTTGACTTTATATTTTGTCTAGTTGACCGATCCCTGTCTTGCTTTAGGTCCAGCAGTGAGTACGTGTCAGCCATAGTTGAACTGAGTGACCACATAATAGAGCGGCGTCAAAATATTCTGCACCACTGGGACTGGATTTACTGGAAGTCCCAGCAGGGGAAACGCTTTAAGAAGGCTTTAAACATTGTGCacaggtaacacaggtggagacATTCATGCAACATTTTATCAAAACTAATGTTGGGtcatggcggcacggtggctgagtggttagcacgtctgcctcacagttctgagatcaagggttcaatcccgggcttcggccttcctgtgtggagtttgcatgttctccccgtgcctgcgtgggtttcctccgggaactccggtttcctcccacatcccaaaaacatgcatggtaggctgattgaacactctaaattgtccataggtgtgagtgtgtgcgtgaatggttgtgtgtctccttgtgccctgcgattggctggcaaccaattcagggtgtcccctgccaacTGCCCGaagtgggataggctccagcacctccgcaaccctcgtgaggaataagcggcatggaaaatgaatgaatgaataatgttgGGTCATCATTGTTCATAAGAAAATTGTTCTCATATCCTGTATTAATGCAGGTTTACAAGCCAAGTGGTTCAGCGACGCCGTGCCCTCCTTGCGCAGACCTCATCTAAATCGACTTTAACATCTCAGAGGAAAAAGGATTTTGTGGACATCATATTGCTATCCAAGGTTTTCATTGCACAATGAGACTATTAAGATGCAATtgatactgtcatttaaatatattgttagagtgatgtcaatgtatttatttttttctggagATGGCATACAGTACATTCGGGTTTTATGTCAAAAGGTAAAAACACAACATGTTAGCCTACTCTGCAATGAGTTATCCCCGTCATTGTGGGTCAGACTGTCAACTGGCACATTTAGAAATAGCTCATCCAAAATTTGTCTCATTTAGCGAACAAATGTTTTAAGTGTTTAGCAAAGGTAAGGACAAGGAATGTAAACTTTACATTAAACATTCCAGGATGAAGATGGGCGAGGCTTGACAGATGAAGAGATCGAAGCTGAAGCCAACACCTTCATGTTTGCTGGTTAGACTGTCAGAAGGCAATGTTGAGCAAGTTGAGATGGATGCTAAGCCTGTTTCTCCGCAGGTCATGACACAACAGCCAGTGCCATTTGCTGGACGCTGTATAATTTAgcacgtcacacacactttCAGGAAAAATGCAGGGAGGAGGTGTCAGAACTTATGAAGGGACGTGAAGGACAAGGAATAGAGTGGTCAGAAAAGATACAAATGCATTGTAACTTTAAAAAGTGTAATTCTTACTTTGATGTGTTTATCCACAGGGATGATCTGTCCAACCTTCCTTTCACCACAATGTGCATCAGGGAGGCGCTGAGATTACACTCACCTGTCCAAGCTGTGACAAGGAAGTACACTCAAGAAATGCCACTGCCAGAGAATCGTACAGTACCAAATGGTGAGACAGGCAAAATCAAAAAAGGAACCAAGTCATAGTACTGTCTACTTGTGTGGGTCATTTTTCGTTTATCTTCCACAGGGGCAATCTGTTTAATCAGTATTTACGGAACACATCACAACCCTGCAGTATGGACAAATCCACATGTAAGAAACAAAACAGACATTCCTAATCATTCATGAATATCACTGTAAGTTCCCCCTCCTAAACGCTAGCAGAAACACTGGTACACTTACAACCTCCGGTATATACTTCAATTTATTCTGTGAAATTGATATATTTATATCAGTCTAATAATTTAGTACCATTTCTCTTTGCTACACGGTACGGTATATTTAATTTAGTCTAATCAGATTTCCCCTCTATGTGCTGTCATTCCAATGTAATCTGCTGAAGGCCTCAAACTGGGACTATAGAGTTTGTCACTTTCTTACTCTCGACTCCCACTTCCAGCCGAAAGCGTAATTGCAGCCTGTGCATGGCGCGCATGGTTGTACGAGCAcgaaaataaatcaacgagcgTTTCACCTATCAGATCAGCACCAGAGACGTAAAAACAGCAGACGTTATTGTTTAAAGTTAGTAGCAAGTCTTAAGTGGGTTGCGAAAGTATTTTTGCCAAAGAGAGACGCGAGAAATTGACGCAGAGAAGCAGGTGAACGTGCACAGCCGTGTGTTCGCACAACGTGTTCAACCCGAGGTCTCTCTATTGAAGGGCTTTTTGGGGCAGACGcagttaaaatgtcagggctctAGGTCTTTATCAGGGCATTGGTGGAGCATGCATGAAGAAAAGTACTTTACATTAACTCTAAAAATCCTCTATAGTCCCTTTAAGAAGTTCAGAAGCAGAATTGCTGGCTGACTGAATGTAAAGTATTTGAGCATTTTTTCGGGTTTCAGATttagaataaaaacaaacaaaaaaaaaaacaggaagatTGTCAAGACGGGGCATGGGCATGggggacccaaacgcagggaaaTAAAGGCAGGGAGGCGAGGCAGGGTAGCGgaaaattcaaaaatgtttattgATAGTTAACAAaagaagtacaaacaaaaaccaAGGGGACCAAACAAAAGGTATCAAAACTTAAATTGCAGGGATCCAGGAACAACAAGGGCAAGAACGTTGACAGGACAGACGCTTGGATAGACAATGACCGaacaagaacagacagcacaaggggaacttaaatacagacaaggtaacgagacaatgagaaaCAGGTGATTGATATAAGAGGCAGTGGATTGGTCAAGACATAAGGAGCAGGCCACAAAAGTTGAAATCAATGTGTAATCACATGGACAAGAAACACTAGGGCAAATCCTAACAAGACTCAACTCAAGGCATGACAAGATAGCATGTTGTGCATCATATATTTCAACTGTTTGTTCCAACCAATAATATTTCCAATTGGCTTCACTTTTGATGATTTCAATAACTGTGATATGAACAGTGGTGGTATTAAGATGCAT contains these protein-coding regions:
- the LOC130911813 gene encoding cytochrome P450 4F3 isoform X1 — its product is MSLLSRALSQIFSWITLYQVLLVGIVGLVATVTAWTTRLLLQHAWFTRRLSCFSKPHAGSWLIGHLGQMQSTEEGLLQVDELVQTYKHSCCWFLGPFYHLVRLFHPDYVKPLLMAPASITVKDELFYGHLRPWLGQSLLLSNGEAWSRRRRLLTPAFHFDILRNYIARFNSSADAMHDKWRRLVAKGISTIEIFDHVTLMTLDSLLKCAFSYSSNCQESSSEYVSAIVELSDHIIERRQNILHHWDWIYWKSQQGKRFKKALNIVHRFTSQVVQRRRALLAQTSSKSTLTSQRKKDFVDIILLSKDEDGRGLTDEEIEAEANTFMFAGHDTTASAICWTLYNLARHTHFQEKCREEVSELMKGREGQGIEWSEKIQMHCNFKKCNSYFDVFIHRDDLSNLPFTTMCIREALRLHSPVQAVTRKYTQEMPLPENRTVPNGAICLISIYGTHHNPAVWTNPHEFDPQRFDPANQEGRSSHAFIPFSSGPRNCIGQKFALAELRVVVSLTLLRFRLTPGINPKIVSGEVRRLPQLVLRAEGGLWLQLEPLTPPDMDTALDT
- the LOC130911813 gene encoding cytochrome P450 4F3 isoform X2, whose amino-acid sequence is MSLLSRALSQIFSWITLYQVLLVGIVGLVATVTAWTTRLLLQHAWFTRRLSCFSKPHAGSWLIGHLGQMQSTEEGLLQVDELVQTYKHSCCWFLGPFYHLVRLFHPDYVKPLLMAPASITVKDELFYGHLRPWLGQSLLLSNGEAWSRRRRLLTPAFHFDILRNYIARFNSSADAMHDKWRRLVAKGISTIEIFDHVTLMTLDSLLKCAFSYSSNCQESSSEYVSAIVELSDHIIERRQNILHHWDWIYWKSQQGKRFKKALNIVHRFTSQVVQRRRALLAQTSSKSTLTSQRKKDFVDIILLSKDEDGRGLTDEEIEAEANTFMFAGHDTTASAICWTLYNLARHTHFQEKCREEVSELMKGREGQGIEWDDLSNLPFTTMCIREALRLHSPVQAVTRKYTQEMPLPENRTVPNGAICLISIYGTHHNPAVWTNPHEFDPQRFDPANQEGRSSHAFIPFSSGPRNCIGQKFALAELRVVVSLTLLRFRLTPGINPKIVSGEVRRLPQLVLRAEGGLWLQLEPLTPPDMDTALDT